Proteins from one Rosa chinensis cultivar Old Blush chromosome 7, RchiOBHm-V2, whole genome shotgun sequence genomic window:
- the LOC112178290 gene encoding disease resistance protein RUN1-like gives MVGIWGMGGIGKTTVAKAIYNKFYRSFEGTSFLANVRETAKDSNGKIALQERLLSDVLKPIKIEVGDVSRGINVIKELLGSKKVLVIVDDVDREDQLHAFAIRPDSVGPGSRIIITTRDRHVLEQLKVDTIRLTREMNEEEALELFSRHAFENISPNENYIELSRRVVSYCGGLPLALEVLGSFLFGRSIRDWNSTLKKLEKIPDFKIQSRLRISFDAIDESQRNIFLHICCYFIGMDKNHVINILEGCGFSPEIEISVLLQRCLVTVSEKNKLMMHDLLRDMGREVVREESPDRPERRSRLWRQEDVIEVLTDKSGTEETEGLALNLQKSDNQSVSTEAFRNMRRLKLLQLNHVQLTGDCDKLPKKLRWLCLRGFCVFTPDKFLDASYLVSMDLRDSLPARVWEHFRLLGRLEILNLSHSPYLTQSPDFSQLPSLQYLILKYCENLLKIDKSIGLVSQLVLLNLKGCTALKDLPEDFYMLRSVRTLVLSGCSRFEKLSKHIGKMRRLTALVISGTAISEVPSSIDELQYLDFSSRQGLSGLKRSTQDETSGPSEDETARPRQRLRSL, from the exons ATGGTTGGAATTTGGGGTATGGGTGGAATCGGCAAAACAACAGTTGCCAAAGCCATCTATAACAAATTTTATCGTAGTTTTGAAGGTACAAGTTTTCTTGCAAATGTTAGGGAAACTGCGAAGGACTCAAATGGTAAGATTGctctgcaagaaagacttctTTCTGATGTCTTAAAACCAATCAAGATAGAGGTAGGTGATGTTTCCAGAGGGATCAATGTGATAAAAGAACTACTTGGAAGCAAAAAGGTACTTGTCATCGTTGACGATGTAGATCGTGAGGACCAATTGCATGCATTCGCTATAAGGCCTGATTCCGTTGGTCCGGGAAGTAGAATAATTATAACAACAAGAGATCGACATGTGCTAGAACAATTGAAAGTGGATACAATACGTCTGACTCGAGaaatgaatgaagaagaagctcTTGAGCTCTTCAGTCGGCATGCCTTTGAAAATATTTCTCCTAATGAAAACTATATCGAACTCTCGAGAAGAGTGGTTTCTTACTGCGGAGGTTTACCACTGGCTCTTGAAGTTTTAGGGTCTTTCCTCTTTGGAAGGAGCATACGAGATTGGAATAGCACGCTGAAGAAATTGGAAAAAATTCCTGATTTCAAAATTCAGTCAAGGCTCAGAATAAGCTTCGATGCAATTGATGAGAGCCAGAGGAACATATTCCTCCATATATGTTGTTACTTCATCGGAATGGACAAGAACCATGTCATAAATATACTTGAGGGCTGTGGTTTTTCTCCAGAAATAGAAATCAGTGTCCTGCTCCAACGTTGCCTTGTAACTGTCAGTGAAAAAAACAAGCTAATGATGCATGATTTGCTTCGAGACATGGGCAGAGAAGTTGTTCGTGAAGAATCCCCTGACCGCCCTGAAAGACGTAGTAGATTGTGGCGTCAGGAAGATGTAATAGAAGTTTTGACAGATAAATCT GGAACTGAAGAGACTGAAGGACTCGCTCTAAATTTGCAAAAATCTGACAACCAGAGTGTGAGTACAGAAGCATTTAGAAACATGAGGAGACTGAAATTGCTCCAACTCAACCATGTACAACTCACAGGAGACTGCGACAAGCTTCCCAAAAAGTTAAGATGGCTCTGCTTGCGAGGATTCTGTGTGTTCACTCCAGATAAGTTTCTGGATGCAAGTTACCTGGTTTCTATGGACCTGCGGGACAGCCTTCCCGCACGAGTTTGGGAGCATTTCAGG CTGCTTGGGAGATTGGAGATACTTAATCTCAGTCATTCACCTTACCTAACACAATCCCCAGACTTTTCACAACTCCCAAGTCTACAGTATTTGATCCTTAAATACTGTGAGAACTTGCTAAAGATTGACAAGTCCATTGGACTTGTTTCTCAACTTGTCTTGCTAAATCTTAAAGGCTGCACTGCGCTCAAGGACCTTCCGGaggatttttatatgttgcgTTCTGTTAGGACTCTTGTTCTTTCTGGCTGTTCGAGATTTGAGAAATTGAGCAAGCATATAGGAAAAATGAGGAGGTTGACAGCTCTTGTTATAAGTGGCACAGCCATAAGTGAAGTACCATCCTCGATAGATGAATTGCAATACCTGGACTTTTCATCTCGACAAGGCCTGAGTGGACTAAAGCGATCTACCCAGGATGAGACATCAGGACCTAGCGAGGATGAGACAGCACGACCTAGGCAGCGTTTGAGGAGCTTGTAA
- the LOC112179131 gene encoding disease resistance protein RUN1-like, which yields MKPSSSSSSPPPPPPLPPLPPLPPLPPLPPLPPLPPLPPPPPSPWLSYDLFLSFRGEDTRRTFTDHLYAALVRAGVSTFRDAEGLRRGEDIATELVRIIQGCRISLIVFSENYADSSWCLQELVHIMECRKTQRQRVFPIFYHVDPSHVRNQTGIFAHAFEKHEARVHQGRDKIARWRAALGGVADLAGFDIADRHEAEFINSIVDEICRQLTTPYLNLALYPVGIESRVEDISKCLGVGLDNDVRMVGIWGMGGIGKTTVAKAIYNKFYHDFDSRSFLADVRETAKDSSGKIALQERLLSDLLKPAKIVVGDVSRGINVIRERLGGKKVLAIADDVDHEDQLHALAIRRDSFGPGSRIIITTRDRHLLELLKVDTIHLTQEMNEEEALELFSWHAFQNISPNEDYIELSRRVVTYCGGLPLALEILGSFLFGRSIGDWNSTLKKLEKFPDGKIQSKLRISFDALEERQRHIFLHICCFFIGMDKNHVIKILEGCGFSPEIEISVLSERCLVTVNEKDKVMMHDLLRDMGREIVREESPNYPERRSRLWRQEDVMDVLRTESGTEETEGLALNLQGYNNRNLISTEAFRNMRGLKLLQLKYVRLAGDSNKLPKKLRWLCLRGSSLITRDEFRNASYLVSMDLRYSCPVRVWEHFRRLWNLEILNLSHSQYLTKSPDFSQLPNLQYLILKDCVNLQKIDRSLGRLSQLALLNLKGCTKLKDLPEDFYMLRSVRTLVLSGCSKFEKLSKHIGKMDSLKTLVISGTAISEVPSSIDELQYLDFSSRQGLSGLKRFTPDEISGPSQDETSGPSEDETSRPRQSRLAFLFSRGFFRAP from the exons ATGAAGCCATCGTCATCATCCTCATCGCCGCCTCCGCCGCCGCCACTGCCGCCACTGCCTCCGCTGCCGCCGCTGCCGCCGCTGCCTCCGCTGCCGCCACTGCCGCCactgccgccgccgccgccatccCCATGGCTGTCCTACGATCTGTTCTTGAGCTTCAGAGGTGAAGACACACGAAGGACCTTCACGGACCACCTCTACGCGGCACTAGTTCGTGCGGGAGTCAGCACGTTTAGGGATGCCGagggtctaagaaggggagaaGACATAGCAACGGAATTGGTGCGGATAATCCAAGGGTGTAGGATCTCTCTCATCGTCTTCTCAGAAAATTACGCGGATTCGAGTTGGTGTCTCCAGGAGCTGGTACACATCATGGAGTGTAGAAAAACACAAAGGCAACGGGTTTTCCCAATATTCTATCATGTCGATCCTTCACATGTCAGAAACCAGACCGGTATCTTTGCTCATGCGTTTGAGAAACATGAAGCCAGAGTACATCAAGGTAGAGATAAGATAGCTAGGTGGAGAGCTGCTCTTGGAGGAGTGGCGGATTTGGCTGGCTTCGATATTGCTGATAG GCATGAAGCAGAGTTTATCAATAGCATTGTTGACGAGATATGCAGACAGCTGACCACCCCATACTTGAATTTAGCTCTCTACCCAGTTGGAATAGAGTCTCGTGTTGAAGATATTAGTAAGTGTTTAGGTGTTGGATTAGATAATGATGTTCGCATGGTTGGAATTTGGGGTATGGGTGGAATTGGGAAAACAACAGTTGCCAAAGCCATCTATAACAAATTTTATCATGACTTTGACAGTAGAAGTTTCCTAGCAGATGTTAGGGAAACAGCAAAGGACTCAAGTGGCAAGATTGCTTTGCAAGAAAGACTTCTTTCTGATCTCTTAAAACCAGCCAAGATAGTGGTAGGTGATGTTTCCAGAGGCATCAATGTGATAAGAGAACGACTTGGAGGCAAAAAGGTACTTGCCATTGCTGATGATGTAGATCATGAGGACCAATTGCATGCATTGGCAATAAGGCGTGATTCCTTTGGTCCGGGAAGTAGAATAATTATAACAACAAGAGATCGACATTTGCTAGAGCTGCTGAAAGTGGATACAATACATCTAACTCAAGaaatgaatgaagaagaagctcTTGAGCTCTTCAGTTGGCATGCCTTTCAAAATATTTCTCCTAATGAAGACTATATCGAACTCTCAAGAAGAGTGGTTACTTACTGTGGAGGTTTACCACTGGCTCTTGAAATTTTAGGGTCTTTCCTCTTTGGAAGGAGCATAGGAGATTGGAATAGCACACTGAAGAAATTGGAAAAATTTCCTGATGGCAAAATTCAGTCAAAGCTCAGAATAAGCTTTGATGCACTTGAGGAGAGGCAGAGGCACATATTCCTCCACATATGTTGTTTCTTCATTGGAATGGACAAAAACCATGTCATAAAAATACTTGAGGGCTGTGGTTTTTCTCCAGAAATAGAAATCAGTGTCCTCTCTGAACGTTGCCTTGTAACTGTCAATGAAAAAGACAAGGTAATGATGCATGATTTGCTTCGAGACATGGGCAGAGAAATTGTTCGTGAAGAATCCCCGAACTACCCTGAAAGACGTAGTAGATTGTGGCGTCAAGAAGATGTAATGGATGTTTTGAGAACTGAATCT GGAACTGAAGAGACTGAAGGACTCGCTCTAAATTTGCAAGGATATAACAACAGGAATTTGATCAGTACAGAAGCATTTAGAAACATGAGGGGACTGAAATTGCTCCAACTCAAGTATGTACGACTCGCTGGAGACTCCAACAAGCTTCCCAAAAAGTTAAGATGGCTCTGCTTGCGAGGATCCTCTCTGATCACTCGAGATGAGTTTCGGAATGCAAGTTACCTGGTTTCTATGGACCTGCGGTACAGCTGTCCCGTACGAGTTTGGGAGCATTTCAGG CGGCTTTGGAACTTGGAGATACTTAATCTCAGTCATTCACAGTACCTAACAAAATCACCAGACTTTTCACAACTCCCAAATCTACAGTATTTGATCCTTAAAGACTGTGTGAATTTGCAAAAGATTGACAGGTCCCTTGGACGTCTTTCTCAACTTGCCTTGCTAAATCTTAAAGGCTGCACTAAGCTCAAGGACCTTCCGGaggatttttatatgttgcgTTCCGTTAGGACTCTTGTTCTCTCTGGCTGTTCgaaatttgagaaattgagCAAGCATATAGGAAAAATGGATTCTTTGAAAACTCTTGTTATAAGTGGCACAGCCATAAGTGAAGTACCATCCTCGATAGATGAATTGCAATACCTGGACTTTTCATCTCGACAAGGCCTGAGTGGACTAAAACGATTTACCCCGGATGAGATATCAGGACCTAGCCAGGACGAGACATCAGGACCTAGCGAGGATGAGACATCACGACCTAGGCAGTCGAGGCTTGCTTTTCTATTCAGTCGAGGCTTTTTTAGAGCGCCATAA